CCAACGCGGTGCGCGAACGCCTGCACGGCGATAGGACCTTCTTCATCCGCAACCACCACGTCAACTACACCAACGTCTGTAACAAGTTCTGCAAATTCTGCTCCTTCTATGCCAAGAAGGGCGGCCCGGCCCCCTACACGTTGAGCCCCGAGCAGGTGTGCGAGCGGCTGAAGCGCTATAGCCACGCCCCCATCACGGAGGTTCACATGGTGGGCGGCGTGAACCCGCGACTACCCTACGACTACTACCTAGACCTGCTCCGAGCCGTGAAGGAGGCCAGGCCGGGTGTGCACGTCAAGGCCTTCACCGCCGTCGAGATCGTCGAGATTGCACGCGTGGGCAAGAAGACCGTAGACGAAACGCTGGCCGACCTGAAGGAAGCCGGACTAGACAGCCTTCCAGGCGGCGGTATCGAGGTCCTCAGTGAACGGGTTCACCAAGAACTGTTCCACCGCAAGCTAGATGGCGAAGAGTGGAAGGATGTGGCGCGGGCGGCTGCCCGAGCCGGACTGCCGCAGTACGCTACCATGCTTTACGGACACATCGAAACCGACGAGGAGCGGGTCGAACACCTGCTCCAACTGAGGGACCTACAGGACGAGACCGGGCACTTCCTCGCCATCACCCCTCTCGCCTTCCACCCGGAGGGCACGGAGCTGGAGCACCTGCCGCACACGACGGGCGAGCAGGACCTGCGCAACATCGCCGTCTCCCGTCTGCTGCTGGACAACTTTGCGCACATCAAGTCGTTCTGGATCATGAACACGCCCGCGGTGTCCCAAGTCGCCCAGTGGTACGGTGCAGACGATCTCGACGGTACGGTCCATGAGTACGAGATCACCTATGCGGACGACGCGCCCGGTGAAAAGCAGCAAGCGCTGACCGTTCGGCGCATGATGGACATCATCCGGGAAGCCGGGCGGACCCCGGTCGAGCGGGACAGCCTATACCGGGAGATTCCCCTCGATCCCCAGGAGCTAGAGAGCTCCGCAGCAAGGTCGCCGCTACGGGTGGTAGCGGGCTGACGACGCTAGGGAAGCCTCCCGCTGCATCCGAGAATCTTGATGAGGGCCCTTGGCCCATCTCGGGAGGACTGCTATGCTTCGCACCGACTACCCCCGCCAGGGTCAAGAAGTTCTGTTGCTCGCTCACGATGCCGCTCCGGGACAGGTATTCCCCGGCGGGGTCGCTCGCACCGAGCCACTGACCTTGCGCCTGGTCGGGGCCACGCCTCCGCTGAGACGGGGCGCCCAGGTGTCCGTCCTGTATAGGCTGGAAGGGATGCACCACAAGCTGGGTTGCGAAGTGGTCGAGTGGGTGGTCCGTGGCGACGCCGTGGTGTGTGAGGTAAAGGTTCTCGGCCAGGAGAACTTGGAGAGGCGGCGATCGGAGCGGCTCCCTGCTGCTGACACACCTTGCTCGCTGTCGTTCGTCGCGGGGATCGAAGGCGGCATGGAGGTTGGCAGCCGAGACGCACGACTCGTGGACCTTTCCCAGCACGGAGCGCGGGTCGCCGCCGAGATAGCCCCCACGGTGGGCTGCCTTTACCATCTTACGATTCCGGCACCGGACGAGCCGTCCATCCGCGCGTTGTCCATCTGCACTCGAATCGTCGAGGAAGGCATCTTCGCTCTGGAGTTCGTGGACCTGATCGGCGACTCTGCCGGCACCCTTCGACGGTTCCTGCTAAGGCTCAGACAGGCTGCTGCTTAGCCTCTTCCGGAGACGGGTACCATACTCGGTAACACGGGCCTTTGGCTGCGTGTGCGAACGCACGCCGTAGGGCCTCGTAGTAGTTTGAAGCATGAATTCCTCCGATCCAGCGCAGTCTGGCAATCCATCGGCCGCAGTCGAGCCACTCGAATACACATCGAGCGTCTGCGAGACGCTTGCCCACATCGCCACTGCGTACCCCGACACCAGGCTGCTCACGCTGGGACAGACGGTCTTCTGGGACGAGCCGATCAAGGCCATTTTGCGGCGCGCGCTGGACGACCACGGAATGCCGATTCAGATGCTGCTCGGCGTCCACGACACCGACTACTTTTCCAAGCTGCCTGGGCACGCCGGAGCCGGTGACGGATACCGTCTCCTCCCAAAGAATGACGGCTCGACCAGGGACCTTTGGACTGCTGCGGGGGAGATATCTCAGCTCTTCGGCTGCGAGACCGTCGTTTCGAGGGACCTCTACCTCGAGCACGGTGTTGCGTTCGACCGCATTGCCCGTGACTATCCGGGTGGACGCGACGCGCTGTTGGAGCAGAAGACGGAAGCTTGGGGGTGGCGCGGGCTAGCAAAGGTGGGCGATGACCATCGCGTGGCCGGAGAGATTCCTCTACGCGAGATTGGCACTGCGATCGAATCGCTACTGCGCTGGGGCATCGAGAACACGCTTTCCTGCCTACCGTGTCCCGAGCATCGCGCTGAGGCTCAGCGGTTCGCCGATGACTTGATGGGCTGCGTGCACGAGTTCTGCGTCGAGAACCCCGACTCGACGCTGCGAGATTTGTACGGGTGGTGCCTGCGCCGGATGTACGCTCAGCTATTGCGCTACGGGCCAGAGAACGTTAGGATGGTCGCCACCTCGGAGCTCCTCCGCCTCGATGCCGACACCGCACATCTGCCCCGGTTTCGCCTACTGGACCTGTTTCTGCAACCAGAGACGCGACCTATCTGCGAAAAGGCCTACAACGACGCGCTCGAAGGTGCGGCCATGTACGGTCTGGAGCGCTTCGGCCCAGGCGCCCTACCCTTCGACGTGATCGTCCCCGGACGTGGCCGGGGGACCCTACGGCTGACCGACAAGTACATCGTGATCATGACGCCGCAGCCGATGTTCTTCAGCCTGCGGGCGCCGATCCGTTCTGCCGCGGAACTGGCGGTCCGGCTCTCCGAGGCTTTCGGGGGACCGGTGCCGGTAGTAGGCAAGGCAGTCACGCTCGTAGCGATGCTATCCGCCGAGTTTCTGTTCGTGTTTCACGAGGAAGGCTCGATGTACGTGTCGCGGACGAGGAGAATGAACGACCTGTTGCGAGCCTCGGGAATCCCCATCGAGCAACACCCTATTCTGCGCATTCGGTACGAGACGTGGTCGTCGCTAAGCGCGACGCAGACCTGGATTCGTCTGCCGGAACACCTGGCCAACGCCTTCGGACAGGACGAGATCCAGGGTCCCTCATTCGCACAGCGTTGGCGTGCCGTCGTCGGGGAGCAACGGGCCCTGCTCGACGAGCTGGCAACCATTCACCGGCCGCGAGACCTGATGGCGCTGCTGCAGAGGCGGTGTCGTGGAAGATGGGACGTGTTGCAGCAGGACTACGAGCGCCTGCTGTCCCAGGTGCGAGTGCTGGAGGAACAGGACTCGGCCTCGCGCGAGCAGGTCGCGGCACTCTTTGCAGAGCTTCGCGCCTCCAAACGGGAATACGCCGAACTAGAGCGGAAAAAGGGTGAGGACTTCCGCGCACGCATGAGACCGCTGCTCGATCGACTCGCGGAGGGCGAGGCGGTTGACGCAGAGATAAGGACCGAGGAGGAACGGCGGGCCGCGGAGTTCGACGTTCGTCTGGCGCTGCTGCGCTCGCGGATGCGGGAAGTAAGAGCGGCGATTGCGGACGCCCGCACCCGTCGTCGAGCAGCGTTCGGTTCTTTGGAGGCTCGCGCGGTTCGTGAGGCAAGGCGTGCCATCGAGCGCGAGGCGGACCTTGCTCGGTTGCGCATGGTGAGGAATGCGGTTTTGACAGTCGAGGGGCTGATTCACACCAACCATCGTCCTTCGGCCTGGTGGTTGCCCCTGCTTTCACCCGATGGCGCATGGTTCCGCCGGATGGCGGAGACCGCTCAGATGTACCTGGAGCCGCTGCTGTCGTAGGGTGCGCCTTCGCTCATAGACATGTGGCCCCGGCAGTCGCCGAGGCCACGACTCTCAAGATGAAAATGGAGCTATCTGCGCCTCCGCAGCATCGTCACGACGCCGAGGAACGCGAAGCTCAGCCCCGCAAGCGCGCTCGGCTCAGGCACCGGCGCCCACTCGATGAAGCGGAAGCTTCCTCCCGTCTTCAGTGTCACCAGGCTGCCGGTGACACTGTCAATGCGATAGACACCGTTACCATCGGTGAACATGATGTCACCATTACCTAGCTCGTAGACGCCTCGGTTGCCATTACCGAACGCGTAGAAATTGAGCAAGACGCCCTCGGAGTCGTACTCGTAAATGCCGATAGCCGGGCTAAAGCCCGCCACCAGCACGTTGCCGTTGGCCCTGCGAGCGATCTGTTCCGGGAAGTTGACGTTACCGGCCCCCGTGGAGTCTACGAACTTCCCGAGATACCCGCCCGCGAGGTCGAACCACTCGATGTCGTCGCTCGAGCTGTTGCTGACGAGAACGTCATTCTCGCGGAAATACACGTCGAAGGGGCTGCTGAGGTTCGTCGAGGCAAAGGTACTCTGGCTACCGCCGTCCAGATCGAAACGCTGGATGGTGTTGTTCCAGGTGCCAGAACCGTTGGTCACGTACAGGTATCCGTCTCGAATCGCGATGCCCCGAATGTTGTCAACCCCGCTGCTCGCCAAGTTGGTGATGGTCCGAATGTAGTTGCCCGAGTAGTCGAACTCGTAGATCGCATCAGCGACTTGGTCGCTGACATAGATGGTTCCGCGTGTACTGTCGATGGCGTTGATGGGTGTCGAGAACCCTGAGTAGAACGGTATCACTACGCCGACGTAGATACCATCGTATGGGTCGAACCCGTGCACGACGTCGGCAGTGGAGTCAGGCACCAGAAGCATGCCCTGGGCAAGCGCGGACACGCTGAGGGCTAGTGCACCTGCCAAGGCGCTAAGGAATTTGGACATGTTGTTCTCCTTTTCGCTGTCCGGCCGCCAGGAGGCCGGGTGTCCATCCCTATGAAGCGGAGCGTGCACGAGAAGAAAAGGCACTTACAAGGAAGCACGCACCCTCGCACGAACGCGCGCACTCTCACTTCATTCTAACATGCTTTCGGGTAATCGGCAAGCGCGTTACATAGAGCGTGTGGGATTGCTGGCGAACGCCTGGAATTGGCGGTTGCCGGATGGCACGAGGTTTGCAGGAGCTAGGCCAGGTCGTCGGGAAGGACGCCTAGGGGAGAAAGAAGATGCGCAACCGGTTCCTATTCCTGTCCATGCTCCTGAGCGCCGCAGTGCACTCGCAGACCGTTGTCACGCCGAACGCCGCCCCGTACGATAACCTGTACCCCGGTCCATGGATGGCTCCTGGGCTGGTGGCTGGATATTCCAGCGGAGACGCGCTCCATCTGGGCTATGCTGCCGGGGCCGAGGTCGGCATCTGTGACGATATCCAGCTTGCCGCGGCGGGTCTCGTTACTGGATTCGAGTTTGCATACTACGACTCGCGCACCGGTTTCGGGGTGGACGCACTAGTAAGATTCTACGGCGACATGGGAACGGGGCGGGCCCTTCTCGCCGAGTTCGGCTTCTCCGGTCTTCAGTCGGAGGCTTCGGCGGCCTTCATTGCGGGGGCCGACCTTCGGGGAACGGGGTACGAGTTCGTGGCCCCGCGGGACATCGAGATGGAGATCGTGTTCAGCAACTCGACCGCCATGTGGCTTCTCGCAGACGGCCCAGTAGTCGGGAACAGCTCCGACCTGTTTCGCATTGACGGGTCGGAGTTCAACTTCGGGGGCGGCCCCGCGGCGAACTTCTACTCCAAGGTGTACGTGGTTCCGGAGCCCGGCGCATGCGCAATTCTCCTTGCCGGCTTGCTCCCGCTCACAGCCTCGATGCGTCGCCGAGTGAAGTAGCGCCGGGTTGGGTCTCACTCCTCCTCGACCTGCGTGCGGGATTGCCCACTTCTCCCTTAGTACGGCTAGGTGTCCGATCTCATGCTTACGCCCCATCGGCAGATACATTTTGACTAGCTATATCTTGCGCCGAAGCGAAGCTCATGTTATAATAGGGGTGCTTCAGTGCATTCCGCTCCTTGTCTGGATGGACTGGTTGAGCCTTTGAGGCTGACCTTTCATGACAAAGGAGATTGAAGAATGCGAACTTCAATGGTTATCGCGGCACTGGCTGCGGCGTCTTTCGCATTCGGCCAGTCGCTCGCTTCGTACTCGACTTTCAACGGGCCCATTGGGCAGTTCAACGTCTCTCTGGGGGGTGCTGGGACTGAATCCTACGGCCCGATCATCTCGTACTCGAACTTGGTCAACGCCTTGGGTTACTACTTTCCTGGCCGGGACTGCGGCGATGACCTTCTAATGACTGGGCCCGGGACCGTCAACGGGTTTGCGTTCGGATACTACGACCCGGAAGGGGGCACCGCGTTGACCTCGGTCGACGTCTGGTTCAACAACCTGTACGACGGCTCTTACATCACCGGCTACACGATCAGTGGTCTACCGGGAGACGGCGCGTGGATCGTTTCCGTGGACCTCACCGGATTCGAGTTCTATTCGCCGGACTGGATCCTCATGTCCGTCGGCTTTTACTCCTCCAACAGCCCCGAGGCCGGCTGGCTGATATATGACCCGCCGACGATCGGGTCAAGCCAGGACATGTTCTACATCTGGGCACCCGAGACGCCAGGCTGGTACTGGTTCGGCGGTCCCCCGGTTGTTGCCAACTTCTGCGCGGAGATCGCAATGATCCCCGAACCCGGCACGATTGCCGCACTTGCTACTGGCCTCGGGCTACTGGCCCTTCGCCGCAGGAAGTAGTCTGACTCGGTTCGTTACCGGATCTCATGGAGAGGGCCGCTCTGGGCGGCCCTCTCCGATTGCTGCCGGCCAGAAGAACCCCTGCTTTCCGGCATGCGGATCCATGGCCGCGGACTGGCCCGGGGTCTGCCTCCCAGCGGGTGCCTTGCCCAGATGGCCTCTCGAATACGGTTGGGGGTGACGACTCATGTCTCGGACAAAGGAGATACTCGACCTGCGAACGCTAGTGATCGCCGCCGCATGGACCGCTTGTTCCGTCAGCTTCGGCCAGTCGTTGGCCACTTACAAGACCTTTAGCGGCCCAGTCGGTCAGTTCAAAATCTCGCTCGCGGGTGGCGTGGGCGCATGGCCCGGACATCGTCTACTCGAACACCACGGACCTGGGCTACTACGAACCGGCCGGCGGCAAAGCCCAGAGCACCGTTGACGTCTGGTTCAACGACATGGCCAACGGCAACCATATTACTGGGTACACCATCAGCGGACTGCCCGGTGACGGCGTTCGGATCGTCAGCATAGACCTCACCGGCGGGTTCGAGTTCAGCGCTCCGAACCTCATCCCGATGTCCCTTGGTTTCAATAGCTCGGACAGCCCGGAGGCCGGATGGCTTCTCGCTGATCCGCCCTCGGTCGGAGCCAGCACCGACGACTTCTATAGCTGGACCGATGGCGCGTGGTACCGGTTCGGTGGCAACCCAGTGGTGAACTTCCATACGGAGATCGCCATGGCCCCCGAGCCGGGAACCGTGACGGCTGTGGGTGCGGGTCTCGTTGGCTTGCTCGGCCTTCGCCGACGCAAGTGACGGCAGACCTCTTGCGTATTGCTGAGCGGGGCCGCAGCTGCGGCCCCGCTCAGCCACTCTCGCACCCCCTCCAGGCAAACCAAGCAGGCCTACCTGAAATCGCTGCCTCTACACGGCGATCTTGCGCGAATTCGGGTTCTGTGGTAGAATGTGGTTGCTGCGTTGCTATGCTCCCCTGAGGTGGATGGACCTTACTGCTTTGCTGTGGATGGCCAACCATGTTTCAGACTAAAGGAGTTAGGCAGAATGCGCATCTCTTTGACTCTAGTTGCCATCGCCGCCTGCGTGATGAGCTTCGCTGACGTCTTTCAGATCCCGGACGGTGTGCAGTTCCAGCAGATGACTATTCATCTCGGCTCTGGCGTGAGTGCCGCATATGGCCCGGTCACCGCGTACGACAACACCACCACGAGCACCGGCTTCTACTACACCGGTGGCTCGGCCCAGCGTTGGCCTGCCGACGATCTGCACATGACCCAGTCTGGGTTGGTGAACGGGTTCACGTTCATCTACTACGATCCTGCT
This Fimbriimonadia bacterium DNA region includes the following protein-coding sequences:
- a CDS encoding CofH family radical SAM protein → MGMELERLVAPDLRPLCDKVRSGQRLGFADGLLLYRTKDLTGVGLLANAVRERLHGDRTFFIRNHHVNYTNVCNKFCKFCSFYAKKGGPAPYTLSPEQVCERLKRYSHAPITEVHMVGGVNPRLPYDYYLDLLRAVKEARPGVHVKAFTAVEIVEIARVGKKTVDETLADLKEAGLDSLPGGGIEVLSERVHQELFHRKLDGEEWKDVARAAARAGLPQYATMLYGHIETDEERVEHLLQLRDLQDETGHFLAITPLAFHPEGTELEHLPHTTGEQDLRNIAVSRLLLDNFAHIKSFWIMNTPAVSQVAQWYGADDLDGTVHEYEITYADDAPGEKQQALTVRRMMDIIREAGRTPVERDSLYREIPLDPQELESSAARSPLRVVAG
- a CDS encoding PilZ domain-containing protein → MLRTDYPRQGQEVLLLAHDAAPGQVFPGGVARTEPLTLRLVGATPPLRRGAQVSVLYRLEGMHHKLGCEVVEWVVRGDAVVCEVKVLGQENLERRRSERLPAADTPCSLSFVAGIEGGMEVGSRDARLVDLSQHGARVAAEIAPTVGCLYHLTIPAPDEPSIRALSICTRIVEEGIFALEFVDLIGDSAGTLRRFLLRLRQAAA
- a CDS encoding PEP-CTERM sorting domain-containing protein (PEP-CTERM proteins occur, often in large numbers, in the proteomes of bacteria that also encode an exosortase, a predicted intramembrane cysteine proteinase. The presence of a PEP-CTERM domain at a protein's C-terminus predicts cleavage within the sorting domain, followed by covalent anchoring to some some component of the (usually Gram-negative) cell surface. Many PEP-CTERM proteins exhibit an unusual sequence composition that includes large numbers of potential glycosylation sites. Expression of one such protein has been shown restore the ability of a bacterium to form floc, a type of biofilm.), whose amino-acid sequence is MSKFLSALAGALALSVSALAQGMLLVPDSTADVVHGFDPYDGIYVGVVIPFYSGFSTPINAIDSTRGTIYVSDQVADAIYEFDYSGNYIRTITNLASSGVDNIRGIAIRDGYLYVTNGSGTWNNTIQRFDLDGGSQSTFASTNLSSPFDVYFRENDVLVSNSSSDDIEWFDLAGGYLGKFVDSTGAGNVNFPEQIARRANGNVLVAGFSPAIGIYEYDSEGVLLNFYAFGNGNRGVYELGNGDIMFTDGNGVYRIDSVTGSLVTLKTGGSFRFIEWAPVPEPSALAGLSFAFLGVVTMLRRRR
- a CDS encoding PEP-CTERM sorting domain-containing protein (PEP-CTERM proteins occur, often in large numbers, in the proteomes of bacteria that also encode an exosortase, a predicted intramembrane cysteine proteinase. The presence of a PEP-CTERM domain at a protein's C-terminus predicts cleavage within the sorting domain, followed by covalent anchoring to some some component of the (usually Gram-negative) cell surface. Many PEP-CTERM proteins exhibit an unusual sequence composition that includes large numbers of potential glycosylation sites. Expression of one such protein has been shown restore the ability of a bacterium to form floc, a type of biofilm.), producing MRTSMVIAALAAASFAFGQSLASYSTFNGPIGQFNVSLGGAGTESYGPIISYSNLVNALGYYFPGRDCGDDLLMTGPGTVNGFAFGYYDPEGGTALTSVDVWFNNLYDGSYITGYTISGLPGDGAWIVSVDLTGFEFYSPDWILMSVGFYSSNSPEAGWLIYDPPTIGSSQDMFYIWAPETPGWYWFGGPPVVANFCAEIAMIPEPGTIAALATGLGLLALRRRK
- a CDS encoding PEP-CTERM sorting domain-containing protein; translated protein: MAWAHGPDIVYSNTTDLGYYEPAGGKAQSTVDVWFNDMANGNHITGYTISGLPGDGVRIVSIDLTGGFEFSAPNLIPMSLGFNSSDSPEAGWLLADPPSVGASTDDFYSWTDGAWYRFGGNPVVNFHTEIAMAPEPGTVTAVGAGLVGLLGLRRRK